In Syntrophorhabdaceae bacterium, the genomic window TTGAAGTCGACGCCGGCGTATCGCTCGTAATCTTCGAGGGAGCGCGCCGAGCCAAGGCCGTAGCGTCCCAGGTCGGCCACCTCTTTCGTCCCCATGAGGAGGCTTCGCATCCGGGCCTTCGCGGTTGCCGACCTTCCTCCCCAGTCGCCGTGGTCATCCCAGTGCTTGCGGTCCCTCTTCCTTGTATAATAATGGAAGACGATGGGCTGGTGGCAGTGGTAGAGGTCGTACCCGTGGGTGTAGGCCCTGACCGCATAGGAGATCTCTTCCCCCTCAAAATAGAGGTCGGGATCGATGAGAACCTCCCTGTAGAGGTCGCCGATGCCGAAGATGAAGGCGGCGGAGATGGAAAAACCCGGGCTGAAACGCGCAGGCGGGGGTCCTTCGACGACGGACGCCTTCAGGGCGAGGGCGCCATCCTGGTTGAACCGGCCCAGCCTGTATGTGAAGTACACCCGGGGCAGGTTGGCGTCGTCGTCGGGATCATAGGAGGGCATGAGATTGCTGATGACTACTCTCCTGTTCCCTCTTTGCTGGAGCTGCCTCAAGCCGTCGACACAGATTGTGTCCCAGTGGGGCACGAACCGCATATGACTGTCAATCTGCAGGACGAAGTCCTCGCCCGCATAAAGCTTCTGCGCCTCGTGGCGAGCCCAGCAGGCACCCCTCGATTTCCTGTAATCGGTCTCTATTACCCTGCAGCGGGGGTCGTAGACCTGCTCGAAGAACTCGTGATTGTCGTGTTGCCAGTGGATGCCGAAGACAAGCCTTTCAGGATGGGCGGCCTTGACCATGCAATCCCGGATCGTCCTGTCCAGCTCGTTGTCCCGGTAGCTGGCAATGCTGATGAATATGCTTTCCATCTACCCCAGTACAAGCACGGATACCTGGCTCGGTGCCAGGCTCACGCCTGGTGCGTTCATGGACAGGCCGTTGTGCCCCGTCATGCTCGTCATCCTTTGTGCCGGCGTGCCGCCCTTGAAGACGGTAAAGCTCCCGAGAATGAATTCCGTCGGGCCCATGACGAGGCCCGATGCGACACCCATGTTCACCCCGGGGTTGTCGCCCATGCTTATGGTGCCCATGGACATCTGGTTGAGGGCGGGCATTCCGTCACAGAGCACGGTGAGCGCTGCCGTTGCAGGGTTTGTCGTCGCCCCCGTTGAAATGTTGGGATAGGGAATGGGTATGGGCCCCACCGGCGTCGGTGTCAGGCAGACGTCGGGAAACCCCATGTTCATCCCGCCACCCATTGTATTTTGAAACATGATTCCTCCTTTTCAGGCCAGATGGATCTGCTCGGCGTCTATCTTAACGTGGCCTTCGGCTATGTGCATGGTGTTCTTCGTATGCATCGTCAGGGTGCCGTCGACGATCATCCGCGTAGAGGCCGACTGGATTTCCTCGTGCTCTTCCACGTAGCGGTATGACGATGTGAATCTCTGCACGGCCCGGCGTATGATGGAATCCATTGTGTCGGCAACGACCTTTATCTTCTCGATGTTGTTCTCGACGAGCCTGCCGAAGAAAGAGGCTTTTTCGATGGTGACCCTGGCTTCGCCGGCGGTGAGTTCGAAGTCCTTCGAGGCGAGAGCAAGGGAATCTTCGCTGGCGAGAGACATTCTGCCGCCGTGCACCATGATGCTGAGGTCGCCGTCGAAAGCCAGCTCGGTGCCCTTTTGTGCCCCTTGGGGTCTTTCGAGGATCGACAGGACATAGGATGCACCCGATCCATCGAGGGAAAAGAGAACAATATCCCCGACCTCAGGGGTGACGAGGCAGCTCACCGCGACCGACGCCTCGACGATTCCACTATCCGACGTGACGATGAATCCCCCCTCGCAGGGCGCCGCTACCATGCCATACTCCAGAACCGGCTGAAGAAACTCTGTTCTCGTTGCTGTCAGTTCCATGTTAGACCTCCCGTCGTTTCTTGCCTTAGAATAAGACCTATAGGAAATAAGGCCCGCGCCATTTCCCTAGCCCACATTCACACTATCTAATCCATCTCATGACTTCTACCTCTCCTATAGGTCCTATATACCATCATCCTTTTGTTCTCACCCTTCGGCCTCCGCCAGATCCGGGTCGGTTTCCAGGGCCGAGCTTCTTGACGAGCTGTCCCAGACAGTGTGTTCCTCTATCGCCCGGTGCATCTTGGCGCGGTTCATCGTTGCCGAGGTGAAATCCGCCGCCGTCAGGTCGGCGTGGGAGAAATCTGTATATGCGGCAAGGACATTAACGAACTTCGCGCCCCGGCAGACTGTTTTGTTGAAAAGGGCCTGTTCGCAGTTCGATCCGCTGAGATCGGCAACGGTGAGGTTTGCTTCCTCGAAACAGGACTGGACGAAATAGGCCTGTTTCAAAGTGGCGCCGGAGAGGTTCGTCCCCATGAAGACGCTGCGAGCCCCGTTGACACCATCCAGAACGGCCCCGGTCATGTCTGCGTTCATGAAATTGGACATGGTAATATCGGCGCCGGTGAAGTTGCAGCCCTTCAGGTTCGCTCCCCCGGCCTGGGCCATGGTAAACGTCGCCCCGGTGAAGTCCTGGCCGGAAAGGGCGCAGTCCCGGAGAAATGTCTTGTGTATCTTTGCCCCTTTCAGAGTAGCCCCGGTGAGGTCCGCCTCATAAAAGACGGTCTTGAAAAGGTCGGCTCCTGTCAGATCCGCACCCTTGAGGGATGCCTTATAGAGAATCGTCCGGGCCAGGCTTGCGCCGGGAAGCTTCGCGTTGTCGAGCTTC contains:
- a CDS encoding DUF4150 domain-containing protein; the protein is MFQNTMGGGMNMGFPDVCLTPTPVGPIPIPYPNISTGATTNPATAALTVLCDGMPALNQMSMGTISMGDNPGVNMGVASGLVMGPTEFILGSFTVFKGGTPAQRMTSMTGHNGLSMNAPGVSLAPSQVSVLVLG
- a CDS encoding DUF3540 domain-containing protein; translated protein: MELTATRTEFLQPVLEYGMVAAPCEGGFIVTSDSGIVEASVAVSCLVTPEVGDIVLFSLDGSGASYVLSILERPQGAQKGTELAFDGDLSIMVHGGRMSLASEDSLALASKDFELTAGEARVTIEKASFFGRLVENNIEKIKVVADTMDSIIRRAVQRFTSSYRYVEEHEEIQSASTRMIVDGTLTMHTKNTMHIAEGHVKIDAEQIHLA
- a CDS encoding pentapeptide repeat-containing protein — encoded protein: MTRDELIEAIKHDETIENVDLSGIDLSGADLSGARFETVIFARADFRGAKIVRTGFKGCDFTGATMEGSNLAGVLWMGMTLGGVILARANLEKAVLTGADLTGADLTGANLTRAVMDNAKLDNAKLPGASLARTILYKASLKGADLTGADLFKTVFYEADLTGATLKGAKIHKTFLRDCALSGQDFTGATFTMAQAGGANLKGCNFTGADITMSNFMNADMTGAVLDGVNGARSVFMGTNLSGATLKQAYFVQSCFEEANLTVADLSGSNCEQALFNKTVCRGAKFVNVLAAYTDFSHADLTAADFTSATMNRAKMHRAIEEHTVWDSSSRSSALETDPDLAEAEG